From a single Methanofollis sp. W23 genomic region:
- the cofD gene encoding 2-phospho-L-lactate transferase, whose amino-acid sequence MITFLSGGTGTPKLLRGMRNLVDDDQIAVIVNTAEDMWISGNHMSPDIDTVLYLFSGLLNTDTWWGIRGDTFSTHKFLEQFTDAEFIGIGDKDRAVHIARARMLWDGATLTEATAALAEALGVQARVLPMTDAEVTTYVETPEGPMHFQHYWVGHRGEVPIEGVVRKGEAAPAATPEVLAAIKEADAVILGPSNPVTSISPILECAGVREALKEQFVIAVSPFIGDRPVSGPAAALMEAWGMEPSSAGTYDLYKDFVDVFVQDRRDETEVPGAMRLDTLMSNEGKAEALAWDLMAVVRSAARRRA is encoded by the coding sequence ATGATTACGTTCCTTTCAGGGGGGACCGGGACCCCAAAACTCCTGCGCGGGATGCGCAATCTCGTCGACGACGATCAGATCGCGGTCATCGTCAATACCGCCGAGGACATGTGGATCTCTGGCAACCACATGTCCCCTGACATCGACACCGTGCTCTACCTCTTCTCCGGGCTCCTGAACACCGACACCTGGTGGGGAATCAGGGGCGACACCTTCTCGACCCACAAGTTCCTGGAGCAGTTCACCGATGCCGAGTTCATCGGGATCGGCGACAAGGACCGGGCGGTCCATATCGCGCGGGCGCGGATGCTCTGGGACGGCGCCACCCTCACCGAGGCGACGGCGGCCCTGGCCGAGGCCCTGGGGGTGCAGGCCCGCGTCCTCCCGATGACCGACGCCGAGGTGACGACCTATGTGGAGACGCCTGAGGGGCCGATGCACTTCCAGCACTACTGGGTGGGGCACCGGGGCGAGGTCCCGATCGAGGGCGTGGTCAGGAAGGGGGAGGCCGCCCCTGCGGCGACGCCCGAGGTCCTGGCCGCGATCAAGGAGGCCGACGCCGTCATCCTCGGGCCGTCCAACCCGGTGACAAGCATCTCGCCTATCCTGGAGTGTGCCGGGGTGAGGGAGGCGCTGAAGGAGCAGTTCGTCATCGCCGTCTCTCCGTTCATCGGGGACCGCCCGGTCTCAGGCCCTGCCGCCGCCCTGATGGAGGCGTGGGGGATGGAGCCCTCGTCGGCAGGGACCTACGACCTCTACAAGGACTTCGTGGACGTCTTTGTCCAGGACCGGCGGGACGAGACCGAGGTGCCCGGGGCGATGCGCCTCGATACCCTGATGTCCAATGAAGGGAAGGCCGAGGCCCTTGCCTGGGACCTGATGGCGGTGGTCAGGAGCGCGGCCCGAAGGAGAGCCTGA
- a CDS encoding UbiD family decarboxylase — protein MRKFIDEMRAHGLVDEIERPVSNRFEAAQMAAKTDRVLYFHDCDGKRAVMNLTADRKALAAALGADEKGLIRRLAGATYDGRLKPMGTLEMRPADFSELPVMTFYPKDGGPYITAGIVFSCLDGVENASIHRMMVTGKDQVAARLVEGRHTYVMHREALARGERLPVAVVIGAHPAVTFASCTRVPEGRELQFAAELLGGDLPVWECSNGVLVPEAEIVLEGYIGNKTTEEGPFVDITGTYDFERIQPVIEFTGMWTKEDPVYHSIFPGGSEHRLLMGVPYEPKIYRAVGGVTTVRNVVLTTGGCGYLHGIVQVRKNTQGDGKNAIMAAFAAHTSLKHVVVVDEDIDPFDPADVEYAIATRVRGDRDLLVVTGVRGSSLDPCREGDGTNVKIGVDATMTLGEEEKFVRAGWDE, from the coding sequence ATGCGTAAATTTATCGACGAGATGCGTGCGCACGGACTGGTCGACGAGATCGAGCGGCCGGTCTCGAACAGGTTCGAGGCGGCGCAGATGGCGGCAAAGACCGACCGGGTTCTCTACTTCCATGACTGCGACGGAAAGCGGGCGGTGATGAACCTCACCGCCGACAGGAAGGCCCTGGCCGCGGCCCTTGGTGCCGACGAGAAGGGGCTGATCCGGCGGCTCGCAGGGGCGACCTATGACGGACGCCTGAAACCGATGGGCACACTCGAGATGCGCCCGGCCGACTTCTCTGAGCTCCCGGTGATGACCTTCTATCCAAAGGACGGGGGGCCGTACATCACCGCGGGGATCGTCTTCTCCTGCCTCGACGGCGTGGAGAACGCCTCCATCCACCGGATGATGGTCACCGGCAAGGACCAGGTGGCCGCACGCCTGGTGGAAGGGCGGCACACCTATGTGATGCACAGAGAGGCCCTGGCACGCGGCGAGCGCCTGCCGGTCGCAGTGGTGATCGGGGCGCACCCGGCGGTGACTTTTGCGAGCTGCACCCGTGTGCCTGAAGGGCGGGAACTCCAGTTTGCCGCAGAACTTCTCGGCGGCGATCTCCCGGTCTGGGAATGTTCGAACGGGGTTCTGGTCCCTGAGGCCGAGATCGTCCTTGAAGGCTACATCGGCAACAAGACCACCGAGGAGGGGCCCTTCGTCGACATCACCGGCACCTACGACTTCGAACGGATCCAGCCGGTCATCGAGTTCACCGGGATGTGGACGAAGGAAGACCCTGTCTACCACTCCATCTTCCCTGGCGGGAGCGAGCACCGTCTCCTGATGGGGGTCCCGTACGAGCCAAAGATCTACCGGGCGGTGGGCGGGGTGACGACGGTCAGGAACGTCGTCCTCACCACCGGGGGGTGCGGCTACCTCCACGGGATCGTCCAGGTCCGCAAGAACACCCAGGGCGATGGGAAGAACGCGATCATGGCGGCCTTCGCGGCGCACACTTCTCTCAAGCATGTGGTCGTCGTCGACGAGGACATCGATCCTTTCGACCCTGCGGACGTGGAGTACGCCATCGCCACCAGGGTGCGGGGCGACCGCGACCTCCTGGTGGTCACCGGGGTGCGGGGCTCTTCCCTTGACCCGTGCCGTGAGGGCGACGGGACGAACGTGAAGATCGGGGTCGACGCCACCATGACCCTGGGAGAAGAAGAGAAATTTGTACGTGCAGGATGGGATGAATGA
- a CDS encoding aconitase X catalytic domain-containing protein, producing MQLEPEDEQILNGEYGETRQKMMELLVGLGKVFGAEELIPITSAQVSGASYKTIGEWGLEWLRKMDAKVVVPTVLNPIGMDRLRWKEMGIPEDFAKKQNEVVEAYKKLGIELECTCTPYYLSITQFGEHLAWAESSAVCYANSVIGARTNREGGPAALAAAIIGKTPFYGLHIFKNRLPDVGVVIDDPSELKDAADFGALGYVAGKSIGNRIPFFTGIRPNRDQLKAMGAAMAASGAVALFHVDTITPETRFPTFKKDVPETIEVSMAEVREVFSSMDVDAVAVGCPHLSPAELESLGDLLAGKKVTKPFFVFAARGVIADHPQAVVTIERSGAKVYADTCVVVSPALDRYDRIMVNSGKALAYVPTMCGAVARIGTLEECVTVATS from the coding sequence ATGCAACTGGAACCAGAAGATGAACAGATTCTGAATGGCGAATATGGCGAGACCCGCCAGAAGATGATGGAGCTCCTGGTCGGCCTGGGCAAGGTCTTCGGGGCCGAGGAACTCATCCCGATCACGAGCGCCCAGGTGAGTGGGGCCTCGTACAAGACCATCGGGGAGTGGGGGCTCGAGTGGCTGCGCAAGATGGACGCCAAGGTCGTGGTCCCGACGGTCCTCAACCCGATCGGGATGGACCGCCTGCGCTGGAAGGAGATGGGGATCCCTGAGGACTTCGCGAAGAAGCAGAACGAGGTGGTCGAGGCCTACAAGAAACTCGGGATCGAACTCGAGTGCACCTGCACTCCCTATTATCTCTCCATCACGCAGTTCGGCGAGCACCTGGCATGGGCCGAGTCTTCCGCGGTCTGTTATGCCAACTCGGTCATCGGGGCGCGGACCAACCGCGAGGGCGGGCCGGCGGCCCTGGCCGCGGCGATCATCGGGAAGACTCCTTTCTACGGGTTGCACATCTTCAAGAACCGTCTCCCAGACGTCGGAGTTGTCATCGACGATCCTTCGGAACTGAAGGACGCCGCGGACTTCGGGGCCCTCGGGTACGTGGCCGGAAAGAGCATCGGGAACAGGATCCCGTTCTTCACCGGGATCAGGCCCAACCGCGACCAGCTCAAGGCGATGGGTGCGGCGATGGCGGCGAGCGGGGCGGTGGCCCTTTTCCATGTGGACACCATCACCCCTGAGACCCGCTTCCCGACTTTCAAGAAGGACGTCCCAGAGACGATCGAGGTGAGCATGGCCGAGGTGCGCGAGGTCTTCTCTTCGATGGACGTTGACGCTGTCGCAGTCGGGTGCCCGCACCTCTCCCCGGCCGAACTCGAATCTCTCGGCGACCTCCTCGCTGGCAAGAAGGTGACAAAGCCGTTCTTCGTCTTCGCGGCCCGCGGGGTCATCGCCGACCACCCCCAGGCGGTCGTAACGATCGAGCGGAGCGGGGCGAAGGTCTATGCCGATACCTGCGTCGTCGTCTCCCCGGCCCTCGACCGCTACGACCGGATCATGGTCAACTCAGGCAAGGCCCTCGCGTATGTCCCGACGATGTGCGGGGCGGTGGCCAGGATCGGCACCCTCGAGGAGTGCGTGACGGTCGCGACGTCGTAG
- a CDS encoding MBL fold metallo-hydrolase: protein MDITLLCDNTVLTDHYYLGEPGLSVHIKDQETEVLFDLGYSDVFLRNALAMGIAPCDAEYVVFSHCHLDHTWGLGPLLRHHVTTWSKKKPEFLGHPALFRSVQFDGDEIGMVASEETLARYGTVRLSHTPVEITDEIVFLGEIPRRFCFEGRTAIGTSEGVPDLVPDDTALACRTDDGLVVVTGCAHAGICATVEYAREVSGEEKVADVIGGFHLLDASPAQIEATCRYFGDLGADQIHPCHCTGLPATLALARVAKVCETGVGLRLSFGPRS from the coding sequence ATGGACATCACCCTCCTCTGCGACAACACCGTGCTTACCGATCACTATTATCTCGGCGAACCCGGGCTTTCAGTCCATATCAAAGATCAGGAGACTGAGGTGCTCTTCGACCTCGGGTATTCGGACGTCTTTCTCAGGAACGCCCTGGCGATGGGGATCGCACCCTGTGACGCCGAGTATGTCGTCTTCTCCCACTGCCACCTCGACCACACCTGGGGGCTCGGGCCCCTCCTCCGCCACCACGTCACCACATGGAGCAAAAAGAAACCCGAGTTCCTCGGCCACCCCGCGCTCTTCAGGAGCGTGCAGTTCGACGGCGACGAGATCGGGATGGTCGCCTCAGAGGAGACGCTTGCCAGGTACGGCACGGTGCGGCTTTCGCACACGCCCGTCGAGATCACCGACGAGATCGTCTTCCTCGGCGAGATCCCGCGGCGGTTCTGCTTCGAGGGGAGGACCGCCATCGGAACGTCGGAGGGCGTGCCTGACCTGGTGCCAGACGACACCGCCCTTGCCTGCCGCACCGACGACGGCCTGGTGGTCGTGACCGGGTGCGCCCATGCCGGGATCTGCGCGACGGTCGAGTATGCACGGGAGGTCTCAGGCGAAGAAAAGGTGGCGGACGTCATCGGGGGGTTCCACCTTCTCGATGCATCGCCCGCGCAGATCGAGGCGACCTGCCGGTATTTCGGGGATCTCGGCGCCGACCAGATCCACCCCTGTCACTGCACCGGGCTCCCTGCGACCCTCGCCCTCGCCAGGGTGGCGAAGGTCTGCGAGACCGGGGTCGGGCTCAGGCTCTCCTTCGGGCCGCGCTCCTGA
- a CDS encoding UbiX family flavin prenyltransferase, with protein MKKRYVVGVTGASGIVYARRLLEVLSEQATVYLVVSEIAEEIARHEGTDLSDLPVIREDNHNLAAEIASGSFKYDGMVIVPCSMKTLASVSTGLSSTLIARAADVCLKERRRCILVMREMPLSRVHLKNMLAVDEAGATVMVASPPFYGRPQTIDDLVDMVVARILDHLGVEHDIGARWSGYDDA; from the coding sequence ATGAAGAAGAGGTATGTTGTCGGGGTGACCGGGGCAAGCGGGATCGTCTATGCCCGTCGGCTCCTCGAGGTGCTCAGCGAGCAGGCGACGGTGTATCTTGTAGTTTCTGAAATTGCAGAGGAGATCGCCCGCCATGAAGGGACCGACCTCTCAGACCTGCCGGTGATCAGGGAGGACAACCATAACCTGGCCGCCGAGATCGCGAGCGGGTCGTTCAAATACGACGGGATGGTCATCGTCCCGTGCTCGATGAAGACCCTGGCCTCGGTCAGCACCGGGCTTTCCAGCACTCTCATCGCCCGCGCCGCCGACGTCTGCCTCAAGGAACGGCGCCGGTGCATCCTGGTCATGCGCGAGATGCCGCTCTCCAGGGTCCATCTCAAGAACATGCTCGCCGTCGATGAGGCCGGCGCAACGGTGATGGTGGCAAGCCCCCCATTCTATGGGAGACCACAGACGATCGACGACCTGGTGGACATGGTGGTGGCGCGGATCCTCGACCACCTGGGCGTCGAACACGATATAGGGGCGCGATGGAGCGGATATGATGATGCGTAA
- a CDS encoding HD domain-containing protein, with amino-acid sequence MKIVKDPVHGDVEVGETALTLLDSPVLQRLRHIRQLGFAHLVYPGANHTRFEHSLGTMHLAAALSRHLDLPPDETDLVTAAALLHDIGHGPFSHVTEAFMVELLGWGHEEVEGLLATGETADLLDACGLDPAEVAAVINGRHQYAGLIHGDLDVDRMDYLLRDAHYTGVPYGLVDTGRLIRSTVLTENGVALDSSGINAAESLLIARTLMRPVVYYHHVSRIATSMFHLALLSHLKGTSEDVGALMRKDDALLFTRLLGSPDPVAADLAGRLYTRRLYKRAVYVGRDRVNAAAVQGQTSMQDRRQIAAAIAEAAGVAPWTVLVDIPAFPTDMSMEVRVRNRHALVGLEEVSPLLTTLNETRRQQWRLGVYTTGEQRDMVEQAATEVLHIKRPTQQDRLPI; translated from the coding sequence ATGAAGATCGTCAAAGACCCGGTGCACGGTGACGTGGAAGTGGGAGAGACCGCGCTCACCCTCCTGGACTCCCCGGTGCTCCAGCGTCTCCGCCATATCAGGCAACTCGGCTTCGCCCACCTCGTCTATCCTGGCGCCAACCATACGCGCTTTGAGCACTCGCTCGGGACGATGCATCTGGCGGCCGCCCTCTCCCGTCACCTCGACCTCCCCCCTGACGAGACCGACCTGGTCACCGCCGCCGCCCTCCTCCACGACATCGGGCACGGCCCCTTCTCCCATGTGACCGAGGCATTCATGGTCGAACTCCTCGGGTGGGGCCACGAGGAAGTGGAAGGGCTCCTGGCCACCGGGGAGACCGCCGATCTCCTCGACGCCTGCGGGCTCGACCCGGCCGAGGTGGCCGCGGTGATCAATGGGCGCCACCAGTATGCGGGACTGATCCACGGCGACCTGGACGTGGACAGGATGGACTATCTTCTGCGGGACGCCCACTATACCGGCGTCCCGTACGGGCTCGTCGACACCGGGCGGCTCATCAGGTCGACGGTGCTCACCGAGAACGGCGTGGCCCTTGACTCCAGCGGGATCAATGCCGCCGAGTCGCTGCTCATCGCGAGGACCCTGATGCGTCCGGTGGTCTATTACCATCATGTCTCCAGGATCGCCACCAGCATGTTCCATCTCGCCCTCCTTTCCCATCTGAAGGGGACCAGCGAGGACGTGGGCGCCCTGATGCGCAAAGACGACGCCCTCCTCTTCACCCGCCTCCTCGGCTCGCCAGATCCGGTGGCCGCCGACCTCGCGGGGCGACTGTACACGAGGAGGCTCTATAAGCGGGCGGTCTATGTTGGACGGGACCGGGTGAATGCCGCCGCCGTGCAGGGCCAGACCTCGATGCAGGACCGGCGGCAGATCGCGGCGGCGATCGCGGAGGCCGCCGGGGTCGCACCCTGGACCGTGCTCGTCGATATCCCGGCCTTCCCGACCGACATGTCGATGGAGGTGCGGGTGCGCAACCGCCATGCCCTGGTCGGGCTCGAGGAGGTCTCGCCCCTGCTCACCACCCTCAACGAGACTCGCCGGCAGCAGTGGCGGCTCGGGGTCTACACCACCGGGGAGCAGCGGGACATGGTGGAGCAGGCGGCGACCGAGGTGCTCCATATCAAGAGGCCGACCCAACAGGACAGGCTGCCAATCTGA